One genomic window of Pagrus major chromosome 22, Pma_NU_1.0 includes the following:
- the sgk1 gene encoding serine/threonine-protein kinase Sgk1 isoform X3 — MKDKTTALTSFMKQRRMGLNDFIQRLATNSYACKHPEVQSILNLSPPQDAELMNTNPSPPPSPSQQINLGPSSNPSAKPSDFHFLKVIGKGSFGKVLLARHRTDDQFYAVKVLQKKAILKKKEEKHIMSERNVLLKNVKHPFLVGLHYSFQTADKLYFILDYINGGELFYHLQRERCFLEPRARFYAAEIASALGYLHSLNIVYRDLKPENILLDSQGHIILTDFGLCKENIEPNGTTSTFCGTPEYLAPEVLHKQPYDRTVDWWCLGAVLYEMLYGLPPFYSRNTAEMYDNILNKPLQLKPNISNAARHLLEGLLQKDRTKRLGCTEDFIEIKNHIFFSPINWDDLNAKKITPPFNPNVTGPNDLRHFDPEFTDEPVPSSIGCSPDSALVTASIKEAAEAFVGFSYAPSMDSYL, encoded by the exons ATGAAAGACAAAACGACCGCCTTGACAT CTTTCATGAAACAGAGGAGGATGGGGCTGAACGACTTCATTCAGAGGCTCGCCACGAACTCCTACGCCTGCAAGCA tcctGAAGTTCAGTCCATTCTGAACTTGAGTCCTCCTCAGGATGCTGAGCTCATGAACACAAACCCGTCTCCTCCT CCCAGTCCATCCCAACAGATCAACCTCGGTCCATCATCCAACCCCTCCGCCAAACCCAGCGACTTCCACTTCCTCAAGGTGATCGGCAAGGGCAGCTTCGGCAAGGTGCTGCTCGCGCGCCATCGCACCGACGACCAGTTTTACGCGGTCAAAGTCTTACAGAAAAAGGCCATCCTCAAGAAGAAGGAG GAGAAGCACATCATGTCAGAGAGGAATGTGCTGCTAAAGAATGTCAAGCACCCGTTCTTAGTGGGCCTGCACTACTCCTTCCAGACGGCCGACAAACTCTACTTCATCTTGGACTACATCAACGGAGGAGAG TTGTTCTACCACCTACAGAGAGAGCGCTGCTTCCTCGAGCCAAGAGCCAGGTTCTACGCAGCAGAGATCGCCAGCGCGCTCGGCTACCTCCACTCCCTCAACATCGTCTACAGAGACCTGAAGCCGGAGAACATCCTGCTGGACTCGCAGGGACACATCATTCTTACAGATTTCGGTCTCTGCAAGGAGAACATTGAACCCAACGGGACCACGTCGACCTTCTGTGGTACGCCAGAG TATTTAGCTCCTGAGGTTCTACACAAGCAGCCGTATGACAGGACGGTAGACTGGTGGTGTTTAGGAGCTGTTCTCTATGAGATGCTCTACGGCCTG CCTCCGTTCTACAGCCGCAACACAGCAGAGATGTACGACAACATCCTGAACAAGCCGCTACAGCTGAAACCCAACATTTCCAACGCAGCCAGACACCTGCTGGAGGGTTTGCTGCAGAAGGACCGAACCAAGAGGCTGGGCTGCACAGAGGACTTT ATTGAAATTAAGAACCACATATTCTTCTCCCCCATCAACTGGGACGACCTCAATGCCAAGAAAATCACCCCTCCTTTCAACCCTAATGTG ACGGGACCCAACGACCTGCGGCACTTTGATCCAGAGTTCACAGATGAGCCGGTGCCCAGCTCCATCGGCTGCTCCCCAGACAGCGCGCTCGTCACGGCCAGCATCAAAGAGGCTGCCGAGGCCTTCGTGGGCTTCTCCTACGCCCCATCTATGGACTCCTACCTATAG
- the sgk1 gene encoding serine/threonine-protein kinase Sgk1 isoform X2, whose translation MTIKTEAEKPVMTYSKSRGLVALVTAFMKQRRMGLNDFIQRLATNSYACKHPEVQSILNLSPPQDAELMNTNPSPPPSPSQQINLGPSSNPSAKPSDFHFLKVIGKGSFGKVLLARHRTDDQFYAVKVLQKKAILKKKEEKHIMSERNVLLKNVKHPFLVGLHYSFQTADKLYFILDYINGGELFYHLQRERCFLEPRARFYAAEIASALGYLHSLNIVYRDLKPENILLDSQGHIILTDFGLCKENIEPNGTTSTFCGTPEYLAPEVLHKQPYDRTVDWWCLGAVLYEMLYGLPPFYSRNTAEMYDNILNKPLQLKPNISNAARHLLEGLLQKDRTKRLGCTEDFIEIKNHIFFSPINWDDLNAKKITPPFNPNVTGPNDLRHFDPEFTDEPVPSSIGCSPDSALVTASIKEAAEAFVGFSYAPSMDSYL comes from the exons ATGACGATcaaaacagaagcagagaaGCCCGTCATGACTTACTCGAAGTCTAGAGGGCTAGTGGCGTTAGTCACCG CTTTCATGAAACAGAGGAGGATGGGGCTGAACGACTTCATTCAGAGGCTCGCCACGAACTCCTACGCCTGCAAGCA tcctGAAGTTCAGTCCATTCTGAACTTGAGTCCTCCTCAGGATGCTGAGCTCATGAACACAAACCCGTCTCCTCCT CCCAGTCCATCCCAACAGATCAACCTCGGTCCATCATCCAACCCCTCCGCCAAACCCAGCGACTTCCACTTCCTCAAGGTGATCGGCAAGGGCAGCTTCGGCAAGGTGCTGCTCGCGCGCCATCGCACCGACGACCAGTTTTACGCGGTCAAAGTCTTACAGAAAAAGGCCATCCTCAAGAAGAAGGAG GAGAAGCACATCATGTCAGAGAGGAATGTGCTGCTAAAGAATGTCAAGCACCCGTTCTTAGTGGGCCTGCACTACTCCTTCCAGACGGCCGACAAACTCTACTTCATCTTGGACTACATCAACGGAGGAGAG TTGTTCTACCACCTACAGAGAGAGCGCTGCTTCCTCGAGCCAAGAGCCAGGTTCTACGCAGCAGAGATCGCCAGCGCGCTCGGCTACCTCCACTCCCTCAACATCGTCTACAGAGACCTGAAGCCGGAGAACATCCTGCTGGACTCGCAGGGACACATCATTCTTACAGATTTCGGTCTCTGCAAGGAGAACATTGAACCCAACGGGACCACGTCGACCTTCTGTGGTACGCCAGAG TATTTAGCTCCTGAGGTTCTACACAAGCAGCCGTATGACAGGACGGTAGACTGGTGGTGTTTAGGAGCTGTTCTCTATGAGATGCTCTACGGCCTG CCTCCGTTCTACAGCCGCAACACAGCAGAGATGTACGACAACATCCTGAACAAGCCGCTACAGCTGAAACCCAACATTTCCAACGCAGCCAGACACCTGCTGGAGGGTTTGCTGCAGAAGGACCGAACCAAGAGGCTGGGCTGCACAGAGGACTTT ATTGAAATTAAGAACCACATATTCTTCTCCCCCATCAACTGGGACGACCTCAATGCCAAGAAAATCACCCCTCCTTTCAACCCTAATGTG ACGGGACCCAACGACCTGCGGCACTTTGATCCAGAGTTCACAGATGAGCCGGTGCCCAGCTCCATCGGCTGCTCCCCAGACAGCGCGCTCGTCACGGCCAGCATCAAAGAGGCTGCCGAGGCCTTCGTGGGCTTCTCCTACGCCCCATCTATGGACTCCTACCTATAG
- the sgk1 gene encoding serine/threonine-protein kinase Sgk1 isoform X4, giving the protein MRTRSDLKAFMKQRRMGLNDFIQRLATNSYACKHPEVQSILNLSPPQDAELMNTNPSPPPSPSQQINLGPSSNPSAKPSDFHFLKVIGKGSFGKVLLARHRTDDQFYAVKVLQKKAILKKKEEKHIMSERNVLLKNVKHPFLVGLHYSFQTADKLYFILDYINGGELFYHLQRERCFLEPRARFYAAEIASALGYLHSLNIVYRDLKPENILLDSQGHIILTDFGLCKENIEPNGTTSTFCGTPEYLAPEVLHKQPYDRTVDWWCLGAVLYEMLYGLPPFYSRNTAEMYDNILNKPLQLKPNISNAARHLLEGLLQKDRTKRLGCTEDFIEIKNHIFFSPINWDDLNAKKITPPFNPNVTGPNDLRHFDPEFTDEPVPSSIGCSPDSALVTASIKEAAEAFVGFSYAPSMDSYL; this is encoded by the exons ATGAGGACTCGTTCGGATCtgaaag CTTTCATGAAACAGAGGAGGATGGGGCTGAACGACTTCATTCAGAGGCTCGCCACGAACTCCTACGCCTGCAAGCA tcctGAAGTTCAGTCCATTCTGAACTTGAGTCCTCCTCAGGATGCTGAGCTCATGAACACAAACCCGTCTCCTCCT CCCAGTCCATCCCAACAGATCAACCTCGGTCCATCATCCAACCCCTCCGCCAAACCCAGCGACTTCCACTTCCTCAAGGTGATCGGCAAGGGCAGCTTCGGCAAGGTGCTGCTCGCGCGCCATCGCACCGACGACCAGTTTTACGCGGTCAAAGTCTTACAGAAAAAGGCCATCCTCAAGAAGAAGGAG GAGAAGCACATCATGTCAGAGAGGAATGTGCTGCTAAAGAATGTCAAGCACCCGTTCTTAGTGGGCCTGCACTACTCCTTCCAGACGGCCGACAAACTCTACTTCATCTTGGACTACATCAACGGAGGAGAG TTGTTCTACCACCTACAGAGAGAGCGCTGCTTCCTCGAGCCAAGAGCCAGGTTCTACGCAGCAGAGATCGCCAGCGCGCTCGGCTACCTCCACTCCCTCAACATCGTCTACAGAGACCTGAAGCCGGAGAACATCCTGCTGGACTCGCAGGGACACATCATTCTTACAGATTTCGGTCTCTGCAAGGAGAACATTGAACCCAACGGGACCACGTCGACCTTCTGTGGTACGCCAGAG TATTTAGCTCCTGAGGTTCTACACAAGCAGCCGTATGACAGGACGGTAGACTGGTGGTGTTTAGGAGCTGTTCTCTATGAGATGCTCTACGGCCTG CCTCCGTTCTACAGCCGCAACACAGCAGAGATGTACGACAACATCCTGAACAAGCCGCTACAGCTGAAACCCAACATTTCCAACGCAGCCAGACACCTGCTGGAGGGTTTGCTGCAGAAGGACCGAACCAAGAGGCTGGGCTGCACAGAGGACTTT ATTGAAATTAAGAACCACATATTCTTCTCCCCCATCAACTGGGACGACCTCAATGCCAAGAAAATCACCCCTCCTTTCAACCCTAATGTG ACGGGACCCAACGACCTGCGGCACTTTGATCCAGAGTTCACAGATGAGCCGGTGCCCAGCTCCATCGGCTGCTCCCCAGACAGCGCGCTCGTCACGGCCAGCATCAAAGAGGCTGCCGAGGCCTTCGTGGGCTTCTCCTACGCCCCATCTATGGACTCCTACCTATAG